In Verrucomicrobiia bacterium, the DNA window TCATACTCCTCGACGGCCTGCGCGGCTGCCTTCTGCAGGCTGGCTGAATTCAAGAACCCCGCGCGACTGAAAGCCGGACTTCTCTGCAAGCCCAACAGAAAATTCTCGCTCACAGGCCTCTCCAACAAAAGACCCTCTTGCTGACGATCCTCAGGAATGACAGCCACGCCCAGGTCGCGAATTTGCATGGCGGTACACGACGTCACATCTTCACCCAGAAATCTGACCGAACCGGACGTCCGGCAGCGTGGGTCGCGTGGATGAAGTATCGCCTGCAACAATTCCGATTGGCCGTTGCCTTCCACCCCGGCGATCCCCACGATTTCCCCGCGCTTCACGAAAAAGTCAACGTCCACAAGCTTGTGGCGACTTCCCGCCACGGTACCCGCCAGGCACAAGCCCGTCACTTCAATCGCCTTCTCCTCACGCGGGTGCGCGGGAGGAACATCGATGTTCAGAACTACTTTTCGCCCGACCATCAAATTCGCGAGTTCTTGAGGGTTGGTCTGGACGGTCGACAGTTCCCCTGTCACTTTGCCGGCGCGAAACACCGTTACCCGGTCCGTGAACGCCATCACTTCCTTGAGTTTGTGCGTGATGAGCAGAATCGTCTTCCCCTCATCGCGCAGCTTCTTCAAGTTACGAAAGAGGTCGTTCGTTTCCTGTGGGGTCAGCACCGCCGTAGGCTCATCCAAGATCAGAATCTGCGCGTCGCGATACAGCAACTTCAGGATCTCGATCCGTTGCTGGACACCTACAGGAAGCAACTCGATGGGCTCGTCCCACGGCACCACCAAACCGTACCGGCCTGCCAGCGCCTCTAATTGTGCATGCGCCGCCTTTCGGTCGATCATGACTCCCCAGCGCCGGGGCTCAGCGCCGAGCAGGATGTTATCGAGCGCGGAGTACGGACCCGCGAGCATGAAATGCTGATGCACCATGCCGATCCCCGCGGAAATGGCATCCGCGGGTGAACTCCAAGCGCACGGCTTTCCGTTGACGAAAATCTCTCCTGCATCCGGCGGAAAAATGCCGTAGAGCATCTTCATGGCTGTGGATTTGCCCGCCCCGTTCTCGCCGATCACGCCGTGGATGGTGCCCGGCTCAACCCGCAGATTCACCCCCGCGTTGGCTTGCACGCTGCCAAAATGTTTGGTCAGCCCGCGCAATTCCACGGCGGCGGTTGTGTTGGTCGCCATTACTGCCGCAGTGTCCGAATTTGAATCCAGAGAGTCAATGCTGCTGTCGGTACTTTTCGCCGACGACTTATGCTGCAGGGAAGTTGGAGGATGACTGCAAACAACCAATTATGCGGGACTGATCACTTTATTCCATAAAAAGCTAATGGTTCTTCTTAACGACTCTTGCGGCTACGACCCAGATGGCATCTCGCCTGTCGCCGCCTGAATAATCCTTCTTGCCGTTTCCCTAGCTGATTTATCCTGCTTCTCGGGGTTCAACATATCTATAAACAGTGCTCGCACTTCAGCAGGCTGAGTATCGATCTCCGCGCGCATTTCTTCGTCAATCATATCATTCATGTCGAACGCGAGGTGGCCCGGCGGTCGGGCCAAGATTTCCCTCGCTCCAAGTATTATGCCCAACTGGAGAACGTCGGCGCGCATGACAGGCACGGGTCCGAAAATACTCTTCGCAATCTCCGGATACGTTGTA includes these proteins:
- a CDS encoding ABC transporter ATP-binding protein, translating into MATNTTAAVELRGLTKHFGSVQANAGVNLRVEPGTIHGVIGENGAGKSTAMKMLYGIFPPDAGEIFVNGKPCAWSSPADAISAGIGMVHQHFMLAGPYSALDNILLGAEPRRWGVMIDRKAAHAQLEALAGRYGLVVPWDEPIELLPVGVQQRIEILKLLYRDAQILILDEPTAVLTPQETNDLFRNLKKLRDEGKTILLITHKLKEVMAFTDRVTVFRAGKVTGELSTVQTNPQELANLMVGRKVVLNIDVPPAHPREEKAIEVTGLCLAGTVAGSRHKLVDVDFFVKRGEIVGIAGVEGNGQSELLQAILHPRDPRCRTSGSVRFLGEDVTSCTAMQIRDLGVAVIPEDRQQEGLLLERPVSENFLLGLQRSPAFSRAGFLNSASLQKAAAQAVEEYDVRPRDLALPAGKLSGGNQQKLIVAREFQRKPQVLIAAQPTRGVDVGAIEFIHNRIVRARDEGAGVLLVSFELDDILTLSDRILVMYEGRVVAEFKRGEVSERELGLKMAGS